The window CTTTGCTCAGATGGGATGCCGCACCAAAGACCACACACCCTCAAATGAGTCGGGTCAGTATTGCACAGATCGTTATGCTACAGACAGTGGACTTTGTCCTTCTCCTTTATGAGGAAGTCTTGGGTGTATAATGTCGCTGACCGAGGTGCaggattaaaatgtcagttGTATTTGTACTGAGGCATTAATAATACAGCAGGACGCAACAGCAACATTCAACTGCCAGACATCATAGGTAAGAACATCTGACAACCTCCACAGTAAAGTGAAGACTGTATGTTGTTATTTGTGTAAGTAATCTGTACTGAAGGCCAGCTCAGAGTCCAGGTGTCATTTAAGACAATTTTAACAAAACCCACATTaacatcatttttttcccatattcCTCATACTAAAATATCTTATAGTTTTAATGCTAAGATAACACACCTGTTGGATTCAAAAAAATTTTACCAGTtatatactgtgtttgtgttttaactcCGTCAtcttattgtattgtattgtattctcACACATCATTTGCCTATGTTCACACACTTTTCTAATATAATGGTGTCAGCAAACCTCTCTTTAAAATAGCTCTGTATTCTTTACTTTACATTGAAATATCATAACATTGCCATAAAGATCTTGTTCCGATGATCACATGCTGTGTTGCTAGGTGAAAATATCTAGTTCACTCACTTACTTAATTAaatcagttcaattcaattcaattcaattcaattcaattcaattcaaagtgGAAATAGCCATTGCCAAAGCAAGtgtgaaataacaacaaaaaaatcacataacGAAGAACAAAAAGACTCGAACTTCTAACGTGTAAAAAGTTGTGTTTCTCCATAACTTTGAGAAAGGGTTTTGTGGTTGAGGTTTTGTGACGTCAGCTTTGCAGCCTTagatacaaaataataaaactaattatTCATAGATTTATTTCAGATACAAGTTGCTGACTCAGCTCATCCCACTGATAATTCACATTATCGTGTCATATGTGATACTGCAGCTGTGTCAGCTCAGCACTGAGGATGTTCGGGCGTAACAGTCCCTTTGGCAACGAAACCAGCAGCTATGCAGGATCAATTCAGTCAAAGTATGTACTTCACAGTTTTATGTGATTGGTCcatcgattgattgattgtttgtttcattcacATATTTATTCATCCGCAGATGATCATTACTGTAATTTCTTTTGCAACAGTGGTTATTCCACCATGGATGAGGTTTCATCACAGGTCTCAGGTCTGTCGAGGCTGAGTGCAAAGTCAGTTTACTGTAAGTCAGCACTGCTGTACTTAACATGTGATTACAGCTGCTGGGTTTAATGTCATGAATAATACCGAGCTCCGCTTCATGTGTTGACAGTGCAAAGGCAGGAGTACGCAGTGTCTATAAACAAGATGATGAACAAATTTCAGTACAGAGTGGAGGTAATCACAAGTACCCTCATCTTTATCCATACAAACGTGACCCATTCTGAATCATGCCAtgtataatattgtttttttttaaaaatgcaaatgtgttacAGCACTTGTTCACTTGTGACCTGGATGGGAAGGATTTGAAAAATGTAGGTGACTGTGTGGAGCGTCTGAAGCTGCTGGACGGGATGGGTCGTGTGTGGGGTCAGAACATGCAGCTGGAGGTGCGGGGTGTCAacctgctgctgacagacacCGAAACCAAGGTAAACAGCATGAGACCTCTACGGGAGTGGTCTCTTATAGATTGCCTCCATCGACAGGGAATGAAGGTTACTGAATGGTTTAATGAGTATGAAAAATTTGCTAGACAGACACTCATACTCCgtgtttgtcaaaaaaaaaaaagaataacaaaaaatattaaaatccatATTTAAGTTTGAATAAAACTCATACTGGTGGGTCTTTTtttcaggaggagctggagtcCATGGCCCTCAGCGACATCCTGGAGCTAAAGGCTGTGCTGGACACCGGAGTGTTTAACTCCCTGCTCACTATGTCAGTGCAACCCGGGAGAAAAAAGACCACCACTGTCTTCATGTTCCAGTGCGAGGAAGTCAGGGTGAGGACAAACCGGTGGAAATGGCTGTTAATATGATTGATAAGGGAAagaaatgagtgagtgaatggttttctttttgttgttgttgttgttatttctaGGCTGACTACATTGAAAGGGATCTGTCACGAGCAGTGTCACGCAGGCGAGAAGATCCAAGCTTCAGGTAAGAAGCTGCAGTAACGTCACCGAGCACAAACTGAGTACCGGCAGCTTTACTGATTTCTGATTCTCACACTTTTTGAAACAGCAGAGTGGGACTTATAGCTGCTCATGAAGGACTGAAAAACCATCGTAATGCTGCGACAACCCCTGAACCCAAAGAGCAGAGCCCTGCACTTCACCCAGTGCCCCTGTGGACGTCTCCTGACTATGGTGAGGCGGTAACAGGACACGTACTGTACGACTGCTGCTCTGATTATTAATGAAGGAGTCAAAATCAGCACAAATCtttccattctttttttttattattatcattattttttacagaaGAGGATGACATGAGCGACGATGCGCCTGAACTGCTTGTAcctcaggaggaagaggaggaggatgaggaggagcaggggggtTCACCTTCTAGAGAGGAGGTGCCTTCACCACAGCCCCCCAGCATTGAAGAAAAACACTTGCCTCCTCCACGCCAGTACACAGAGCTGAACAGGAGTGTGGTTAGTGTCCTTCATATACCCACGAGACAGGAAACGTGACAGTTGTATTTCTTTGATCTGATCtttttgtaaagaaaacatgtttaataccatttaagagaagaagaatatggaaattattttctttcttccttcctttcttccttccttccttccttccttcacagGATATCTTGAATCATATTCTAACTGACATTGAAATCTTCATGGGACAAGTAGCTGCAGTAGCAGctaaaaatgcaaagaaaaagaagaagaagaagaaaggaaaaggtAATTTGAGGCAGATATATGTGTTGGGTGCATTCTCTCTTTTGTTGTAAATGCTTCATCTTGTATACACTTTTTTATAGTCATGGACGACATGCCCTCTACAGAAGAATTTGCAGGATGTCTCCATAAAATCAAATGTGGTTTCAACCTTCTGGTATGTGTCTTTAATCACATTCACatactgtcatcatcatcatggccGGCGTTGTCCCTGTTCACTCCGTGATGAACAGCTTGTGTAacagtgttgctgctgtgtgttgtgacaGGGCGAGCTCAATGGCAGGATTAATAATCCCAGTGCTGCTGAATTTGTTCACTCCCTCTTCTCCACATTAGCATTCGTAAGTCAGCGCTTCTCTTAAATTTGAATAAGTAACTTGGAGCACACATAATGGCACATGTGTGATTTAGCTCATTCTTATAGCTATATTTTGTACTCCTACACCTATTTACCTTTTGATTGTTGAATTAGTGCCATttcattctattttttttattttactttatttttctttataataaATTGATTAGATTAATAGATTATATATTTGttgtaaaatcagctgtttatgAGGACATCTTGGCTCATGCTTAATTAGTTGACCATAATGTCTGTGTTGTTGGAGCTGTAATCCAGTGTGCTTACTTTTCCCTTTCTGCTCATATTACACTAAATATTCAGCCTTGCACCTTCCTCTTACTGGGAGTCCACACTGCACTTACTGTTGTTAGAAGACTGATAATCATTTTTACTCACCAGGTCATAACTCACTGTCCTGAACATCTGCCGCCCAGCATTGTGGCTCCATTGCTGACGCCTCAGTGTATCCGTCTCATGAGTGAAGAGGCGTCCTCAGAGGAGGACCGGCTGTGGCAGTCTCTCGGAGACGCCTGGAACATCCCCAGGTGGGACAGTGTTGGACTTAATAAGTTATTGCTTTTACTATGTGCAAACTCTGATTATACCTCTGCTTGATTTTgacttttgcatttttttttataagtcaGACTGCTGTGCGTATGTAGTAAAGCTCCAGGATGATAATCACATGTGATTTTGACAATATTACCAGTACCAAATGGCCGGAGGATGACGAGGACATCCCAACATACACTCTGGAGTTCTCTGACGGCTGGCAGCCGCCTGAGGTAACTGCAGCACCTGCACTCAGTGAACCTGTGAGCAGACAGGAGACTCCACAACATGCACACGGCCAGGTAAACATTCACTTCAAACATTCAGTATGACAccagtacagacagacaggtagtcTGTGAGCACCATGACTCTCCACAGGATCTTAATTCAAGCTGAAGttagtataaaaacaacataacaataCCATTTACTGTTTCTGTGTAGACTTCAGCCAAGTGGACACCACCACATCGTCCACAAAAAGCACGGTATGCACAAGCATACAAAGTATAATTAAGCATAATGGGAACATACACCTAAAGGTTCTAAGTTTTTGATGCGTTTTTTCAGCTCAGGTGAGTCAGAACCACGTCGCATGTGTGTCATGTACGACTTCGTTTCAAGAAACCACAGAGAGCTCACCGTCAGAAAAGGAGAAATAGTCGAGGTGAGTTTTAGTGACATGACCCAACTactctttctgttcttttttataACGAGTGGCATCCAGTTAGAAAGTCCCATAATTCCTCTATACCATGACTAGTCTGTGCTTTATCCATCTACAGCTGCTAGACACAGCgaagcagtggtggaaagtgaGGAACAACACGGGGGAGGAGGGCTTCGTACCCAATAATGTCCTGGAGGCTCATGACGAACAACCTGAGGAGGTACGTACcacaaagcaaaaaatattGGAGCATCACACAAAGAATGAAATAGACTTAGAATAGACTTTTTCTCAAATTGCcccattaaaactgcatttctgTAAATGGAGCAGTTACTTCTTACACATTATGCTTTTGTGTGATTATGTGTCACTTTTCAGTGATTTTGACCTTTTGGCTGACATTTACCTGAGTAAATTAAAGTGGAAGTCACGGTGAAATTAGAGTCACAGctgcagcaagaaaaaaaaaaaagcaaaactgccTGCTGATATGACCAGAGTGATTACGTAATGTAAAATTTGACTCACTCAGTATGTTTGGAAGCTTTAATTAAACTAAATCATTTTgcaaaccaaaacacagcactgtaacattgtatactaaggcttatcaataataataataataaaactcttGTTATCATTATCATACCATTTTGTCAGCGACATGAACTTCCTGTCCTAACGAAGAAGTCCAAGCCTGCAGAAGTGAGAGCCTGGCTGGAAGACAAAGACTTTAGTAAAATGTAAGTACACAGttattaaatttaatattaatgaataaGACGAATAGCAGAGTGCAAACAATTGTTATCTGTTATAGTTATGACTTCCATCAGTCTATAAAGATGCATGTACATCTATGActgaattttgaaaataatcGGATCAGCTGCTTTATAAAAATGCACGATGATGTAATTTCCACTAACagtatgtttctgtttctcctcactCCCTTGGATCAGAGGCATTCAGACTGAAACAAGATTGTAAGAAGTGTAATATATAGAAAGCCCTGCTTTAGGGTGTGAGTCCCCATAACAACACCACAAAGTCTAAGTGTTGTGTTGCAgttgtttcttgtgtttttgcacTGTATTGGTGCACTCCACTGGtctgacacacagagagcagggagTGCTACACAGCCAGTAAAAactgttgtatgtttttataatgatcTTATCTGGGCTCGGGTTTCAGACTAAACTTTTAAAagtgttacaaactggaggtgTGAGGTTTGAAAGAGGTGGGCATTTCAAGGCAGGGACAGTCTAATGAAACATGCtattgtgttgcattatgggaaatgtaggatccagtgtttttggagcttgacaCATACTCAGGACTGAGAGCCAGGATATCTGGACCTCTGCTGCAACAATTTAGTCTTAGAGCCGTGATGTTTTGGGGCTGTCGCTGGGCAACACGGACTTTCAACTCCCTCCAAAGATTTTCTATGGGGTTGAGATCTGGAGACTGGCTAGGCCACTCCAGGACCTTGAAATGCTTCTTACGAAGCCACTCCTTCGTTGCCCGGGCGgtgtgtttgggatcattgtCATGCTGAAAGACCCAGCCACGTTTCATCTTCAATGCCCTTGCTGATGGAAGGAGGTTTTCACTCAAACTCTCTTTCCTTTACACGAATCAGTCATCCTGGTCCctttgcagaaaaacagccTCAAAGCATGATGTTTCCACCCCATGCCTCACAGTAGGTATGGTGTTCTTTGGATGCAACTCAGCAttctttctcctccaaacaCGACAAGTTGagtttttaccaaaaaaaagttctattttggtttcatctgaccaaaTAACAGTCTCCCAATCCTCTTCTGGATCATCCAAATGCTCTCTAGCAAACTTCAGACAGGCCTGGACATGTACTGGCTCTCGCAGGGGGACACGTCTGGCACTGCAGGATTTGAGTCCCTGGCGGCGTAGTGTGTTACTGATGGTAGCCTTTGTTACTTTGGTCCCAGCTCTCTGCAGGTCATTCATTAGGTCCGCTCGTGTTCTGGGATTTTTGCTCACCGTTCTTGTGATCATTTTGACCCCACGGGGTGAGATCTTGCGTGGAGCCCCAGATCGAGGGAAATTATCAGTGGTCTTGTATGTCTTCCATTTAATAATTGCTCCCACAGTTGATTTCTTCACACCAAGCTGCTTACCTATTGCAGATTCAGTCTTCCCAGCCTGGTGCAGGTCTACAATTTTGTTTCTGGTGTCCTTTGACAGCTGTTTGGTCTTGGCCATAGTGGAGTTTGGAGTGTGACTGTTTGAGGTTGTGGACAGGTGTCTTTTATACTGATAACAAGTTCAAACAGGTGCCATTAATACAGGTAAcgagtggaggacagaggagccTCTTAAAGAAGAAGTTACAGGTCTGTGAGAGCCAGAAATCTTGCTTGTTTGTAGGTGACCAAATACTTATTTTACCGTGGAATTTaccaattaattcattaaaaatcctACAATGTGATTTCCTGGATTCTTTCCCCCCATTCTGTCTCTCATAGTTGAAGTGTACCTATGATGAAAATTACAG is drawn from Seriola aureovittata isolate HTS-2021-v1 ecotype China chromosome 2, ASM2101889v1, whole genome shotgun sequence and contains these coding sequences:
- the eps8l3a gene encoding epidermal growth factor receptor kinase substrate 8-like protein 3, giving the protein MFGRNSPFGNETSSYAGSIQSNGYSTMDEVSSQVSGLSRLSAKSVYLQRQEYAVSINKMMNKFQYRVEHLFTCDLDGKDLKNVGDCVERLKLLDGMGRVWGQNMQLEVRGVNLLLTDTETKEELESMALSDILELKAVLDTGVFNSLLTMSVQPGRKKTTTVFMFQCEEVRADYIERDLSRAVSRRREDPSFSRVGLIAAHEGLKNHRNAATTPEPKEQSPALHPVPLWTSPDYEEDDMSDDAPELLVPQEEEEEDEEEQGGSPSREEVPSPQPPSIEEKHLPPPRQYTELNRSVDILNHILTDIEIFMGQVAAVAAKNAKKKKKKKKGKVMDDMPSTEEFAGCLHKIKCGFNLLGELNGRINNPSAAEFVHSLFSTLAFVITHCPEHLPPSIVAPLLTPQCIRLMSEEASSEEDRLWQSLGDAWNIPSTKWPEDDEDIPTYTLEFSDGWQPPEVTAAPALSEPVSRQETPQHAHGQTSAKWTPPHRPQKARSGESEPRRMCVMYDFVSRNHRELTVRKGEIVELLDTAKQWWKVRNNTGEEGFVPNNVLEAHDEQPEERHELPVLTKKSKPAEVRAWLEDKDFSKITVRCLGVLSGSTLLGMTREELKTVCPEEGGRVFFQLQAVKSALAAAN